The following coding sequences lie in one Rutidosis leptorrhynchoides isolate AG116_Rl617_1_P2 chromosome 4, CSIRO_AGI_Rlap_v1, whole genome shotgun sequence genomic window:
- the LOC139842203 gene encoding uncharacterized protein, with protein MKTYLKSQGLWKVVETDEDPPALRANPTVAQLRNYEDELLKKDKALTCLHSGLADQIFTSIMDLDTPKAVWDKIQDTYEGSNRVKAVRLLTLRREFELLKMNDDELVKDYSSRIMDVVNQIRLHGDKISDQKVVEKIMISVPQKFEAKISAMEESCDVSMLTVSELTSKLQAQEQRVSIRSEENVEGAFPVFFKNNKAGNSRQNTYKRGNYKGNKSSNSRSSSSTLKKGTFPPCKVCQNKNHHEVDCWFEDKP; from the coding sequence ATGAAGACATATTTGAAGTCTCAAGGTTTATGGAAGGTTGTAGAGACTGATGAAGATCCTCCAGCACTCAGAGCAAACCCAACTGTTGCTCAACTAAGAAATTATGAAGATGAGTTGCTGAAGAAAGATAAGGCACTTACCTGTTTACATTCAGGACTTGCTGATCAAATTTTCACCTCAATAATGGACTTGGACACACCGAAAGCTGTGTGGGATAAAATCCAAGATACCTACGAAGGTTCTAATAGAGTAAAAGCTGTCAGATTATTGACTCTCAGACGAGAGTTTGAATTGTTGAAAATGAACGATGATGAACTCGTGAAAGATTATTCATCGCGAATAATGGATGTTGTTAATCAAATTAGACTTCATGGTGATAAGATTTCAGACCAGAAAGTGGTGGAGAAGATAATGATAAGTGTTCCTCAAAAGTTTGAAGCCAAAATTTCCGCAATGGAAGAATCTTGTGATGTTAGCATGCTTACAGTTTCTGAACTAACAAGCAAGCTTCAAGCACAAGAACAAAGGGTCTCTATAAGATCCGAAGAAAATGTTGAAGGTGCTTTTCCAGTTTTTTTCAAAAATAACAAGGCTGGAAATTCAAGACAAAACACATATAAGAGAGGAAATTATAAAGGAAATAAAAGTTCAAATTCACGAAGCTCCTCTTCAACATTAAAGAAAGGTACTTTCCCTCCATGTAAAGTTTGTCAAAATAAAAATCATCATGAAGTTGATTGTTGGTTCGAAGATAAACCATAA
- the LOC139842204 gene encoding putative receptor-like protein kinase At5g39000 has protein sequence MGLAYVAQRGFHERTLMEMIDPIIKEGSGDNMFAPSRGPNLISLETFIKIACECLAESQDQRPTMKAVVEGLEKALFFQENNTDDPRISLEDIAKATQNFHDDNCIGKGGFGNVYIGKVSKVDGFDTIVAKRLDTRGGQGEKQFRNELQILFNYKHENIIRLLGYCDEKGAKVIVYEYASRGSLDRYLNDTHLTWMKRLNICLDVATALDFLHGGVTTQSTVIHRDIKTENVLLNDEWKAKLADYGLSLISVINKETDYIIDHACGTEGYVDPLYRKSGFLTMESDIYSFGVVLFEILCGRSTFWFRKHEGQFLPSFIKQRFEEGKHNEVVFEAIRAQIVLKALSSFQTIADRCLNDDRENRPTAKEVMEQLKKTLELQENESSVGTSLNLK, from the exons ATGGGGCTAGCTTATGTGGCTCAACGAGGTTTCCATGAGAGAACACTTATGGAAATGATAGATCCTATCATAAAGGAAGGAAGTGGTGACAACATGTTTGCCCCAAGTAGAGGACCAAATCTGATTTCTTtggaaacatttataaaaattgcgtgtGAATGTTTGGCAGAATCTCAAGATCAACGTCCAACAATGAAAGCGGTTGTCGAGGGGCTTGAGAAAGCCTTATTCTTCCAA GAAAACAATACGGATGACCCCAGAATTTCACTTGAAGATATAGCAAAGGCAACACAGAACTTCCATGATGATAATTGCATTGGAAAAGGAGGCTTTGGGAACGTTTATATAGGAAAAGTATCTAAAGTTGATGGATTCGATACCATTGTTGCAAAGCGATTGGATACAAGAGGGGGTCAAGGGGAAAAACAATTTCGGAATGAACTCCAAATTCTTTTCAATTACAAGCATGAAAATATCATCCGTCTTCTTGGCTATTGTGATGAAAAAGGTGCAAAAGTCATTGTTTATGAGTATGCATCGAGAGGAAGCCTTGATAGGTACTTGAATGATACTCATCTTACATGGATGAAACGGCTTAACATATGCCTTGATGTTGCAACTGCATTGGATTTCCTTCATGGAGGAGTTACAACACAGTCAACAGTGATACATAGAGACATCAAAACGGAAAATGTTCTATTAAATGATGAGTGGAAGGCAAAACTTGCTGATTACGGACTTTCCTTGATAAGTGTAATAAATAAGGAAACAGATTATATCATCGATCATGCATGCGGCACAGAGGGATACGTGGACCCACTTTACCGAAAATCTGGTTTCTTAACCATGGAATCAGATATATATTCATTCGGTGTTGTTTTATTTGAGATCTTGTGTGGAAGATCAACGTTTTGGTTCCGCAAACATGAAGGTCAGTTTCTTCCTAGTTTTATTAAACAGAGATTCGAAGAAGGAAAACACAATGAGGTCGTATTTGAGGCTATAAGGGCACAGATTGTACTGAAAGCATTGAGTTCATTTCAAACAATCGCCGACCGGTGCTTAAATGATGATAGAGAAAATCGACCAACAGCTAAAGAAGTTATGGAACAACTTAAGAAGACATTGGAACTCCAA GAGAATGAATCGAGTGTAGGAACCTCGTTAAACCTGAAATGA